The Cryptomeria japonica chromosome 6, Sugi_1.0, whole genome shotgun sequence genomic interval gccatctcatgttgacattgtcatcctgggattgagttgaaagccctcacatggatcataaacccatcaatcctgacccttgttgagattactcaatctcaaccatccagtGCCttgtttttcttataaatagacTCTATTCCTtcttaatccaaatccaaaaatcttgtatgcatctaacctatagtaaaattgagagagcatttaggagcaaaatcatatctagtttgtaattttggctaaaatcaatatagattaattagttattttctcatatctagtttgtttgcatttgcacagtcttttatctttattattcataaatcttgaatctccataagacatccatagtagtgcaaaaagatgagggatacactcatgtggaacttggagaggagaggaacaagggaggagcagctatgagcatttgggagggtttagtgtctttcttccgtttttgtgtgttttctataatatgtttgatatctctcttgatatgcatgcttatgaTTGTAGTTTCTTTCATCTTCCGTTGTTGATTGATACtaactaacactaacgtttgaatctCTTGTGTGTTCCTAAcattcctttttgcagagcatcactttcCATTTTGTTAAATAAGTTGAATGGCTCATATAGAACCCACTAGGAAACAAGTCATGTTAAATAGGTACACAACCTTTAACAAACAAGGGTAAAATAATCGCTCTTTAAAATTCAACTTTAAATGGAGAAAGATAATAACACATACACCCAATACCATGAttacaaaattaacattataaaataatttgaatgttttaaatgaaaaataaatttctAAAAAGGGTTGAACTAAATTGGTTAAACCATTAGGTTTTTATTATGGAGACCAAGTTTATTTGTCCATAGGTACAACTAAAGTGGAACTCTAAGTTATGACTCTTGATCTTCCATAATTGGCTTCAAATATGGAGGTGGCTTCTATATAAAGGTGGATTTCTAGGTAGTGACTCCTGATCTTTCATAGGTGACTTCTAATATGTTTGTTTGTAAGTAGCTTGTAGTGGTCCAATATGATATTTGTATGGACAAGATAtttataattgatatttaatttttaaaaaaacttattAATTTTCATCAACATATGATGCCCTATCGTATCTAATAAGACCTTTTATCAATTTTCATTTTGACTAGTAAACTATCTTGTGCTATGCACTTGTTACTTGATATATAATATAAACGAAGCTACTGCATAGCCATTCCATACATGTTTTAATTGGGTTTCGTTCTGACTCTAATATGCTAAATAAATTCGGGGATTCAGGAGCTGTCGTCTGGGTGATGTGcataaactatttaattaagaCAATGGGAAAAGCTGAAAAAAATGCTTTAATTGGAGTGCAACATGAATCTGCTAATAATACTACATGCAATAGCCCTGCAGCAGTCTCCAGAATGAAAACACAAAATCTGTTGTATTCTGATTTCCAAGTACATAATAAATATTTCACTATGATCAAATGTGCAGTCTGGGGTTCAATTGACACAAGCAACGAAAACATCTATCATCTCTTTAACAAGATACTCAGCTGTGATTAAAACCAGTTCAGTTCTTGAAAGACCGTAAAAACGCTTAACAAAGAACAGAAATGAAAAAACAGATTTCAGAGACACGTAATGTCTCATATTTCTTCACATACTTTTTTATAAATTAATAAACATAATCGTGATTTAAGCACAGATTTAATATACACGGATTCTTCACATCTATATAAACTAACACTCTAAGTGAAAAAGCTAACAAGGATGACTAGCAGAGAACAGTCTCTTATATAGGATATTCAGCTGTGAGCCTCCATAAAGGGCGGACAAACAGTGGAGTTTTTCTGGGAACAGTTAATCCAAACTCTTCCGCCATATCCAAATGTCCCTCCACAGTCCAGTCAAAGCAATGAAGAAGTTGAGCAAGTGCCAACTCAACAACAGAAAGACCCATAGAAATCCCAGGGCATCCCCTTCTTCCTGTTCCGAAGGGCAGCAAATCGAAGTCCTGACCTCTCACATCCTTATTACACCCCATAAACCGCTCGGGCCTAAATTGATGAGCATCTTTCCAAACGTTCTCATCCCTTCCCATCGCCCACACATTCACAATCAACCTCGACTTTGGCGGAATGAAATATCCTCCCACACTGCAGTCTTCCATCGATTCGTGGGGAAGGAGCAGAGGAAGCGGTGGATGAAGCCGAAATGTTTCTTTCACCACGCATCGCAAGTAGTCGAGCTTCGTGATGTCACTCTCCTTTATTCGGCGATTTCTGCCCACTGCTGATTCCATCTCTTCCTGCACTCGGGCCAGCGTTGCAGGATTCCTCACCAATTCACTCATCGACCACTCTAGCAATGTCGCCGAGGTTTCCATTCCCGCGTTTAACATATCCTGCACACAGATAATTCATTTTCTGAGAGACtcaaaaagtaaaatatttcttccTAGTATTTCTGAATTTGATTTGTGTATTTATGTATCAATGTTTGTGGGGATTTCACTTAGAATTCAACTCTAGTATTATACTAGTCTATTATCTTGATAATAGATCACAGAATCTGAACAaaacattgatgtaaaaatgcatacaATCGAatcttaaaaaattagaaaaagaattaTCGTATATTGTGAAAGATTGACatgttaaaattaaaattgtttcaaACAATTTGTAATCAGATTTGTGAAAGCGAAGTCGGCCTTGATTCTCAGACTTACCAAGATCATGGCTTTGATGTGGTTTCGTGAGATTGTCTGGTTCTCCATTTCGGCCATGCCGAGCAACACATCTACCATGTCTTTAACACAACCATCGTTCAGTTCTCCATCCTCCAATCTACGATTGATGTGCTCATCGATTACTTTTTCAGCAAATCCATCAAATATCTTGTGAATGGCCTGCATTCGACGACGGATTCTTTGCAAGTCGAGCCAGTCGAGAGAAGGaatgaaatcgccaatgcaaaacGCACCGGCCACAGCAAGCATCTCTTCAACCATTGTTTTGAAGCAATGCCCTCCATCCAAGTCGTTATCAGAGTAAGTCCTGCTGGCAAACATTCTACAGGTAATATTTTGCGTGAGCGAGGTGACTCGCTTTTTCACATCCACACACTGGGCTCCATGCCCGCTTTCCTTCCAGATGGAGGCGATCATGGCGGACACTTCTTCCTCTCTCACGAAATTGAAAGAATCGTTTCTCTTCACTGTGAGCAGCTCCACCGTCAACAGCTTTCTACTCTGCCTCCAGTACGCTCCATAGGGGGCAAGCGCCACGTCTTTATGATCATAGCATATATACTTCCCCAGTGCACAGTTTGGTCTCGTTGCAAACACCAAATCATTGATTTTTAGGAACTCTTTTGCCATCGCAGGAGAAGACACCACAACAGTGGGGACTGAACCCAAACGGAGAAACATTATGGGTCCATATTTCTTTGCCAGAATGGTAAGAGACTGATGAGGAAGGTTTCCCAAGAGATGGAGACTTCCTATGAGAGGCCATGGACGTGGTCCTGGAGGCAATTTCATTTTCCTGGCATCCCCCCTCAGCTTATAGACGAagcagtagaagaagaagaagaaaatcccgaGTCCAAAAGTTATGGCCTCGTTGAGGGAGCAAGTCAGGGATTCCATGATATGAGAAAACGGAAAGCTCTGAGTCAGGGATTCCATGAAATTGGTTGTTGTGAATTTTgatcttttattttttttcaataaagtaGTTAGAGAACATTAGCATATTTGGTAACACTCAATGATGTATCATGACCCTACACTacataataatgaacaatataatgtgAACAATCATTTTACAAAACTTGGAGTGTTTGTACAACATGCTTTAACATTCAATGATGTATATCATGACTCTACACCACATAATAATTGAacaatatgatgtgaacaatcatttTACAAAACTTGGAGTGTTTGTACAACATGCTTCTTTAAGGAATTTCTATAATTTAATAAAAGAAGATAGCTTCACACATGCATTCCATTACAAAAGTTTGACATATTGTGTAGATATCGTCACTTTAATGGGTTGGCAATTGAAAGGACATGCACCAAGATAGGGAATTCTTGTTAGAATTGTATAATATAATTTCTTAAGAggactttttttgttttgttttcaaatatAATGTGAAACTTCAAATTAAATTTATATTCCTTTTCTATTAATTTATAGATTTCTTATAAGATTGTTACTTTGATCCAGTAAAGTTTTTAATCTATCACATTTAAAAATTTCAAGACTAGTCAAATAGGACAAATTACATATATAGATGCTAGTAAATTTGTTAATTGACAACTAAATTTTTTAAGACTCTAGTCAAAAGGACAATTGACTCATAGAGTTGGGTAAAGTTCTTAATTCATTATAGTCGAAATGACTAATCAAAGAGGTAAAATTCATGATAGAAGTTGGAAAACTTCTCAAGAACTCATTCCCTATTTCTATAACAGGAAATCTCAAACCTGAAGTTGCAAAGAAGCTTGTAAAAACAAAGAGATTGAGGAGGCTCACTTGTCTCTAAGTTAGTTTGTTGGGAAGGATTTATTTGAACCCATACTAGTTAAATCCACCAAGAGGCCCGTAAAAACATTAATATTTCTCAAGAAAAGATTTTTGGGACCAAGATTGTGTTTAGGAGATCAAACACACTAGTAGCCAGGCCTCTTGAGTAGTAGGAGATCGATTTGTCAAGTGACTAGTTATACTTGGAAAGGGACAAGGGTCATGAGAGTTTGGAGGATACTATCCCTAAAATTCTTTCCCCAATGAAATGAGAGGGAAATAGCTACTTTGAGGCAATGAATGTCCCTTACATCGAGTTCAATGTTATAGATAGTCAAGTAAGAGATTGATTTGAAGGATAGCCCCTAGCCCCGAATACCGATAGCACCCATGTTCCCACAATAGAAAGCCTCCAAAACCATACTTCCAACGACAAGCAAATTAAATGTTCTCTTTATGAAGAAATGGCATGTTAGACTAATAGCATGAAGGAAAAAATGAGGGAATGGAGGACAACTTTTACAAAATGATAAGATTTATATCTTTGCAATAAACATGTATGTTGCGACCCTCTCTTTGTTGTAGGTCAATGAGTGCAAGAAGCAAGGAATGTCTAGTTGTTCCATAAACATGAATAATCTTTCAAAGTTTCTCTCTAAGAGGGGAAATTTCCTATGATCCCTAAGGTCTTGATGTTGTTATCTAATTTCTTATTTTAACTCTATCATGTTTACTCTGCTACTCTTGTGCTATTGTAGTAATATTTATGGCTGGTGTGGGCCCACTTTGATTAGCCTTTGGGCTATTTTTGTAAGGGGACAAGACCCCTCTTTTTCTTACTTAATCACCTAAATTATTTTTAAGACTAATCAATATGATAAATGAATCATAGAGTTGAGTAAATTTTTCAAATCATTATAGTCAAAAAGATTAGTCAAGAGGACAAATTCACAATAGAAATTGGCAAACTTGTCAAGAATTCATTGACTATTTCCAGCACTTTCAATTTCCCGAGTTCACCAATATTTTTGGAAATTCCCTTAACCTGTGCCTCCCACACATAGATGTCTCACCACAACTCATTTGTGGTATGTCAAGGTAGCTTCAGCAAACTTCAATTTAAAGTTATAGATTACATGTTAATTTATTTATAGATTTCCATATAAGCTTCTCAATATGTCCATAGGAACTTCTAAATCAGTATTGCAAGGTTTAACACATTCTAGAATTacattttatataatttaaattgaTAAAAAATATATTGTATTCAGAAATAAGAAGTTATACTTctaacacaaaaatatataaaaaattaatttttttattattaattatttacgtataatttttatcaaaataat includes:
- the LOC131052580 gene encoding cytochrome P450 71AU50-like, whose amino-acid sequence is MESLTQSFPFSHIMESLTCSLNEAITFGLGIFFFFFYCFVYKLRGDARKMKLPPGPRPWPLIGSLHLLGNLPHQSLTILAKKYGPIMFLRLGSVPTVVVSSPAMAKEFLKINDLVFATRPNCALGKYICYDHKDVALAPYGAYWRQSRKLLTVELLTVKRNDSFNFVREEEVSAMIASIWKESGHGAQCVDVKKRVTSLTQNITCRMFASRTYSDNDLDGGHCFKTMVEEMLAVAGAFCIGDFIPSLDWLDLQRIRRRMQAIHKIFDGFAEKVIDEHINRRLEDGELNDGCVKDMVDVLLGMAEMENQTISRNHIKAMILDMLNAGMETSATLLEWSMSELVRNPATLARVQEEMESAVGRNRRIKESDITKLDYLRCVVKETFRLHPPLPLLLPHESMEDCSVGGYFIPPKSRLIVNVWAMGRDENVWKDAHQFRPERFMGCNKDVRGQDFDLLPFGTGRRGCPGISMGLSVVELALAQLLHCFDWTVEGHLDMAEEFGLTVPRKTPLFVRPLWRLTAEYPI